One Psychromonas sp. psych-6C06 DNA window includes the following coding sequences:
- a CDS encoding LysR family transcriptional regulator: MVIEPLHLKIMIALNEKGTLTQAADALFLTQSALSHQIRHLEKKLNVKLWQRCGRRLRLTPAGELLLKTALQVMPTLLQTEQSLKAMGEGQQGLLRIGVECFPCHEWLTSVVAKFLTSQPNIDVDIIRQFQFSGLEGVLHHHVDLLITPDITEHDSLLNVALFEYEQVLLVANDHPLASQKNVSAKQLADQTLFTFPIEKQRLDIFEQFLLPEKIEPKMHKQIESVAIMLQMVAHQRGVSVLPEWLADSYATQYQVSKLRLGKAGLFKTLYVTVKKQDQEVLYIKDFIDLGKAVSAV, translated from the coding sequence CCTTAAAATAATGATTGCCCTGAATGAAAAGGGGACATTAACTCAAGCTGCTGACGCGCTTTTTTTAACGCAGTCTGCCTTGTCACATCAGATTCGTCATCTTGAAAAAAAACTCAATGTTAAGCTTTGGCAACGCTGTGGGCGTCGCTTGCGCTTAACGCCCGCGGGAGAGTTATTATTAAAAACCGCACTGCAGGTGATGCCGACTCTGTTACAAACAGAGCAATCTTTGAAAGCGATGGGGGAGGGACAACAGGGGTTATTGCGTATTGGTGTGGAATGTTTTCCTTGTCATGAGTGGTTAACCTCAGTGGTCGCTAAATTTTTAACATCACAGCCAAATATTGATGTTGATATTATTCGTCAATTTCAATTCTCTGGTTTAGAGGGGGTTTTGCACCACCATGTTGATCTGCTCATCACTCCTGATATTACTGAGCATGACTCGTTATTAAATGTGGCGTTATTTGAATATGAGCAAGTGTTGCTGGTGGCGAATGACCATCCACTCGCTTCACAAAAAAATGTGTCTGCTAAACAGTTAGCAGATCAAACGCTTTTTACTTTTCCAATTGAAAAGCAGCGCCTGGATATTTTTGAGCAGTTTTTACTACCCGAAAAAATAGAGCCGAAAATGCATAAACAGATAGAGTCTGTGGCAATTATGTTGCAGATGGTTGCCCATCAACGTGGAGTGTCTGTCCTTCCTGAGTGGCTTGCGGACAGCTATGCAACCCAGTATCAGGTTAGTAAATTACGATTGGGCAAGGCTGGGTTGTTTAAAACATTGTATGTGACGGTTAAAAAGCAGGATCAAGAGGTGCTTTATATTAAAGACTTTATTGACCTTGGAAAGGCGGTCAGTGCTGTTTAG
- a CDS encoding EAL domain-containing protein: MRTLNKNIWALFYLILIIATVLLCTAVYNKHNEILNETKGDQLYLSNVFYNHLDSLFTQQEVIQNLIASKYVKLSNFDSHILDVALEQNIYSAGIWIFSKQGDLLVTSSNLSEHPITNLLSHSNTTSWFTETLNSSQMVLGRPYFLASLQRWILPLRKKIVDNKGNTIAVISTGLDLAVLQSEWREKNPHNIEATLSNGNYRILRNNLSVNQFEQFYNNSAPQNNLIKKHYLSQPSQTLFQQNASKKTPQKQLYTLAYNKNYRFWVYASIPYQQVTARLYSHSFFYTIFYLLLISSGFMLFRWIVKVENSKIDELTYKTEHDALTGLPNRTILKRHFKTLQTPNETPFALLYIDLDNFKHINDTFGHSYGDTILIEASKRITKSLALHSGMVARYSSDEFVVFLETANREVISNYAKHLLKSISLPYLIGQNAFRISSSIGIARFPEDASHIETLLSYADNSMTVAKKKRNQYLFFSKQVHHQLMRNIEIEQALHHAIENDEISLVYQPQIDRNDKLFGVEALVRWHSAKLGVIPPDQFIPIAEDTGLMPKLGLYIMHKAMLEINNLQRQNNLNFKLAINVSVRQFIQIDFIEKLMDACKSFTSGQLDITIEITESLFIESIDSLLPLFYKMKGNHISLSLDDFGTGYSSLSLLRKIPIDELKIDKSFVDNIAFDKHDRAMVNSIISMGKNLGMQVLAEGVESKQQADILSQAGCDIYQGYYFSQPLTLTDLISFAKQH; this comes from the coding sequence ATGCGCACCCTAAATAAAAATATTTGGGCTCTTTTTTATCTCATACTTATTATAGCCACCGTGCTATTGTGTACGGCTGTTTATAATAAACATAATGAGATATTAAATGAGACTAAAGGCGATCAGCTTTACCTCAGCAATGTGTTCTATAACCACCTAGATTCTCTGTTTACACAACAGGAAGTAATTCAAAACTTAATCGCGAGTAAATACGTCAAATTGAGTAATTTTGATAGTCATATTCTTGATGTTGCTCTGGAACAGAATATCTACTCTGCAGGAATATGGATTTTCTCTAAACAGGGAGATCTACTTGTCACCAGTTCTAATTTATCCGAACACCCCATAACCAACCTGCTTAGCCACAGCAACACTACCTCTTGGTTCACAGAAACACTCAACAGCTCTCAAATGGTCCTCGGTCGCCCCTATTTTTTAGCGAGTTTACAACGTTGGATCTTACCGTTACGTAAAAAAATAGTCGACAATAAAGGCAACACCATTGCGGTTATCTCTACGGGCCTAGATTTGGCCGTCTTACAAAGTGAATGGCGAGAAAAAAATCCACACAATATTGAGGCAACATTAAGTAACGGCAATTATCGAATATTACGTAACAATTTATCAGTTAATCAATTTGAACAGTTTTATAATAACAGTGCCCCGCAAAATAACCTGATAAAAAAACATTACCTCAGTCAACCAAGCCAAACACTTTTTCAACAAAATGCGAGTAAGAAGACACCACAAAAACAGTTATATACCTTAGCCTATAACAAAAATTATCGTTTTTGGGTTTATGCTTCAATCCCTTATCAACAGGTTACTGCTCGCCTTTACTCACACTCTTTTTTCTATACTATTTTTTATCTCTTGCTAATCAGCAGTGGTTTTATGCTGTTTAGATGGATAGTAAAGGTAGAAAATTCAAAAATTGATGAGCTTACCTATAAAACAGAGCATGATGCATTAACCGGACTTCCAAACCGCACCATTTTAAAGCGTCACTTTAAAACTTTACAAACACCTAATGAAACTCCTTTTGCATTGCTGTACATCGATCTGGATAACTTTAAGCATATCAATGACACTTTTGGTCATAGTTATGGCGACACTATTTTAATTGAGGCAAGTAAGCGAATAACAAAAAGCCTTGCGCTTCATAGTGGCATGGTTGCACGCTACAGTAGTGATGAGTTCGTGGTTTTTTTAGAAACAGCTAATCGAGAGGTGATAAGTAACTATGCCAAGCATTTATTAAAAAGTATCTCCCTGCCTTACTTAATCGGTCAAAATGCTTTTCGCATTAGCTCTTCGATTGGTATTGCACGCTTTCCGGAGGATGCTTCACATATTGAAACGCTATTAAGCTATGCCGATAACAGTATGACCGTTGCCAAAAAGAAGCGGAATCAGTATCTATTTTTCTCTAAACAAGTGCATCATCAGCTAATGCGTAATATTGAAATAGAACAAGCACTCCATCATGCTATTGAGAACGATGAAATAAGCTTGGTATATCAGCCACAAATCGATCGCAATGATAAGCTTTTTGGCGTAGAAGCATTGGTTCGTTGGCACAGTGCTAAACTCGGTGTTATTCCGCCAGACCAATTTATCCCCATTGCTGAAGATACAGGTTTAATGCCTAAACTCGGTTTATATATCATGCATAAAGCGATGCTTGAGATAAACAATTTGCAGCGACAAAACAACCTTAACTTTAAATTAGCTATCAATGTTTCGGTGCGTCAGTTTATTCAGATAGATTTTATCGAAAAACTGATGGATGCCTGTAAAAGCTTTACCAGTGGACAATTAGATATCACTATTGAGATAACAGAAAGCTTGTTTATTGAAAGTATTGACAGTTTATTGCCACTATTTTACAAGATGAAAGGGAATCATATTAGCCTCTCTTTAGATGATTTTGGGACAGGCTACTCTTCTTTAAGTCTGTTGCGCAAAATCCCCATTGATGAACTAAAAATAGATAAAAGCTTTGTCGATAATATTGCCTTTGACAAACATGATCGTGCGATGGTCAATAGCATTATTAGCATGGGTAAAAACTTAGGTATGCAAGTACTGGCAGAGGGTGTTGAGAGCAAGCAACAGGCGGATATTTTATCGCAAGCAGGTTGCGATATTTATCAAGGATATTACTTCTCTCAGCCCCTCACGCTCACCGATCTGATCAGCTTTGCTAAACAGCACTGA
- a CDS encoding EAL domain-containing protein encodes MTLSHKKTSLFFYIIALGGFLILLISGYLKFTELEYKLQAEQRYVTKLFESHVSSALFQFESMLDLISYESTLQHNLNVEVIDNILSRTPLLIGFALFNPDGEVRSISSSLQNVRLPNLLTDEKTKKWFKHALTQDQMTIGNPYILQPLNKWVVPIRKRVVDKQGNVVAVITSGLDLQTLSQQWNDGSDGRRVFQATLDNDYYRILRTNVALNKYESTYSSPISSDVIRLIEEQLAEQKISLQSLRDSGQSVQLKPSSQQSEYFTILYNPKHQIWINASESSFSLQKKLIPPLLAYSTFYLLFLVASFFIFRWVARLEKSKLAELTYRAERDLLTGLYNRTILKSKKLKFHRSNIPFSLLYIDLDNFKTINDSYGYSYGDGILIEVSKRLTSSLERVEGTAIRLSADEFIVLIASIDKDIVEEFCRELLSCINTPYIVNNNDFKISASIGIAQSPNNATEIETLISYANNSMLIAKKSKNNFIFFSEQIHRQLIKNIEIEQALKSAVDKNEISLVYQPQMNNKGELCGVEALVRWNNEGLGFIPPDQFIPIAEETGIMPALGAYIMNQAMLEISALQYKKRKSFQLSINVSARQFVQLNFFESLINCLALHKSPYMKITIEITESLFIENIERLLPIFKKMKEENISLSLDDFGTGYSSLSMLRNVPIDELKIDKSFVDDIAHDKNDRAMVASIITMGKNLGMSVLAEGVENKQQLAILQTAGCDIYQGYYFSKPLNLIDLESLIDTL; translated from the coding sequence ATGACGCTATCGCATAAAAAAACTTCTCTATTTTTCTATATTATCGCTTTAGGTGGTTTTCTTATTCTGCTTATATCTGGCTACCTAAAGTTCACTGAATTAGAGTACAAATTACAAGCTGAGCAACGTTACGTTACCAAACTATTTGAATCTCATGTCTCATCAGCACTGTTTCAATTTGAATCAATGCTCGACCTTATTAGTTATGAATCAACGCTACAGCATAATTTGAATGTCGAAGTGATTGATAACATTCTATCAAGAACGCCGTTATTAATTGGCTTTGCACTTTTTAATCCTGATGGTGAAGTACGGTCAATTAGTAGTAGCTTGCAAAACGTTCGCTTACCTAACCTGCTCACAGATGAAAAAACAAAAAAATGGTTTAAACATGCACTAACACAAGATCAGATGACTATTGGCAACCCTTATATTTTGCAACCGCTTAATAAATGGGTGGTCCCAATTAGAAAACGTGTCGTGGATAAACAAGGGAATGTCGTTGCGGTTATTACATCAGGCTTAGACCTACAAACGTTATCACAACAATGGAATGATGGAAGCGATGGGCGACGAGTGTTTCAGGCGACGCTTGATAATGACTATTATCGAATATTACGCACCAATGTGGCACTAAATAAATATGAATCAACCTATTCAAGCCCAATTTCTTCTGACGTGATCCGTTTAATTGAAGAGCAACTTGCAGAGCAGAAAATATCTTTGCAGTCACTTCGAGATTCAGGTCAATCGGTACAACTAAAGCCCTCCTCTCAACAAAGTGAATATTTTACGATACTTTATAATCCTAAACATCAAATCTGGATAAACGCATCAGAATCAAGCTTTTCTTTGCAAAAGAAATTGATACCTCCCTTGCTCGCTTATAGCACTTTTTATCTACTTTTTTTAGTGGCTTCTTTCTTTATTTTCCGTTGGGTTGCACGTCTGGAAAAAAGTAAACTTGCAGAGCTGACTTATCGTGCTGAACGCGATCTGTTAACCGGCCTATATAACCGCACCATTTTAAAAAGCAAAAAGCTAAAGTTTCATCGGAGTAATATCCCTTTTTCTTTGCTCTATATTGATCTCGATAACTTCAAGACTATCAATGATAGCTACGGTTATAGCTACGGTGATGGTATTTTAATTGAAGTAAGCAAACGCCTAACAAGCTCACTAGAGCGAGTAGAAGGGACGGCAATCCGCTTAAGCGCTGATGAGTTTATTGTACTTATTGCGAGCATAGATAAAGATATCGTTGAAGAGTTTTGTCGTGAGTTATTAAGCTGCATAAATACCCCTTATATCGTTAACAATAATGACTTCAAAATAAGTGCATCAATCGGCATTGCGCAAAGCCCGAACAATGCAACCGAGATTGAGACATTAATCAGTTATGCCAATAACAGCATGCTAATCGCTAAAAAGTCGAAAAATAATTTCATCTTTTTCTCTGAGCAGATTCACCGACAACTGATTAAAAATATTGAGATCGAGCAAGCATTAAAATCTGCCGTAGATAAGAATGAAATAAGCCTCGTTTATCAGCCACAAATGAACAATAAAGGTGAATTATGTGGCGTTGAAGCCTTAGTACGTTGGAACAATGAGGGGTTAGGCTTCATTCCTCCCGATCAGTTCATTCCGATCGCAGAGGAGACAGGCATAATGCCAGCTTTAGGCGCTTATATCATGAATCAAGCGATGTTAGAAATCTCAGCCTTACAATACAAAAAAAGAAAATCATTTCAGCTATCAATCAACGTATCTGCTCGACAGTTTGTACAGCTTAACTTTTTTGAAAGTTTAATTAATTGCTTGGCACTCCATAAATCGCCGTACATGAAAATCACCATTGAGATTACGGAAAGCTTGTTCATCGAAAATATTGAACGTTTATTGCCTATTTTCAAAAAAATGAAAGAGGAAAATATCTCTCTTTCTTTAGATGACTTTGGCACAGGCTACTCTTCATTAAGTATGCTACGGAATGTCCCTATCGATGAACTTAAAATAGACAAAAGTTTTGTCGATGACATTGCTCATGATAAAAATGATAGGGCGATGGTGGCAAGTATCATTACCATGGGAAAAAATTTAGGCATGTCAGTCTTAGCTGAAGGTGTTGAAAATAAGCAACAATTGGCTATTTTACAAACTGCAGGGTGTGACATCTACCAAGGATATTATTTCTCTAAACCGTTAAACTTAATCGACTTGGAAAGTTTGATTGATACTCTTTAA